The window AAATTTCCAGGAACAATCGGACTCAAGTAAGGTACCCCGAACGATTTTAATGAGAGCATATGGTTGGCGATCAGGATAAGCCCGATCATCACACCATACAAGCCAAACATACCGGCCAAAATCACAAGCGGAAAGCGCAGCATCCTTAACGCCAATGCCGCGTTGTATGCCGGTGTGGCAAAAGAACCAATCGTTGTTAAAGCGATGATTACGACCGTAATAGGACTGATGAATCCAGCAGCAACCGCTGCTTGTCCAACGACTAGCACACCGACAATCGATAGCGCTCCCCCAACTTGCTGCGGCAGCCGCAGAGTCGCCTCCCTCAGCACCTCCATGGAAACCTCCATGACCAGAACTTCAATTAGTGATGGAAAAGGCACCCCAGCTCTCCCACCGGCAACGGCCACGGCAAACTCTGTGGGTATGAGCTCCGGATTAAAAGAAATCAAGGCCACATATAACGAAGGGAAAATCAAAGAAAAAATAAGAGCTACCAGTCGCGCTAACCGTATAAAGCTAACCAGTAGAAATCGTTCCGAGTAATCTTCGACCGTTTGGTAAAACTGGCTGAACACAGTCGGTAATATGAGAGCAAAGGGGGAACCATCGACCAGCAGGATAACCCTGCCTTCCAGTAGATTGGCGACAGCCTTATCCGGGCGTTCCGTATTTTGAATTTGCGGGAACGGGGATAGATGATTATCTTCAATAAACTGTTCCAAGTAACCAACATCAAGAATGCCATCAATGTCTATCAACGCTAATCGTCTGAACACCTCTTCAACAAGTTGGGGATTGACAATCCCATCCAAGTAACAGATAGCTACTTTGGATTTGGTTACACGCCCTATCCGAAGTGTTTTTACTCGTAAATCCGGTGTCGGAAGGCGATAGCGAAGCAGAGAAAGGTTCGTACCCAACATTTCGATGAATCCTTCTCGTGCTCCGCGGATGACCTGCTCCGTTTCAGGTTGTGTGATCGAGCGCTTGTCCACATTTCGTGTACTGAAAAGCAGCGCTTCCTCCAACCCGTCCACTACAAGAACCGTTTCTCCTTGTACAATGGCTTGGATAACCTCAGATAAATGTCTTTCTTCTCTTCCTTCACAGGCATACAGCGTATCTGCAAATAATACATCCTTTAAAGGCCGGTTTACCTTCGCTTTCCCCTGCCTGTTAGTCGACGATAACATCAGCGGTTTTAAAATGTGCTCATTCAAATACTGCTTCTCAATTAAATCGGAGAAATACAAAAGCACAGCCGGGTACTGATCAAATATACGAAACCGGTGCATAACAAAATCGTCGTTTTCACCAAGTATTTTATCAACGAATGAAATCGTCTCTTCGAGAAGTAGAGGGATTTTCCCTTCTTCATTTTCCTCCAAAACCTGATGAACAGGCGGCTCCTTCGGCGGAATCATACGAGGTTGCTGGCTTTGAGATACTTTTATAGACCTTCGTTTATACCATTGCCACATAGCCACGCTAACACCGCCTCCTGAAAACAGTCCCAAGATGATCTATTCTTCCTGATTCCCTTTCATTTCCTTCTCCGTATTTTTATCCATTTTCCCAATAATATACATGAGAATAGGTAATCAGTCCTGAAGAGCCTTTCTTACCGTAACCGCAAAGAGGAAGTTTCCACAGATACATCGAATAACTGTATGGTAAATTATTTCCGGACTGGCGAGGGGGCCATTATGCTTTATATAAAAGATGTTTTGCTGCAATTACTGTTCGCCCTAACTCCCTTTGTTCTCTATAACATCTACTACCATGATAAAACCGCAAACTATTCAAAACGGTTTATCAATATTACGTGTATGATTTGCCTTTTTATGTCCATGACCTTTCATTCTAGCGTGCAGAACGGAATCATTTTTGATATCCGTTACGTGATCATGTTTTTCGGAATGGTATACGGCGGCATGACTACTGGACTTATTTTGCTTGTTGAGTTTGTATTGTACCGAGTACTAATTGGCGGACAAGGACTTTTTTCAGCGATGATTATTCTTGTGATTTCATTCAACTTATCTGTCCTGTTAGCCATCTTATATCGCAGACGCTCCGAGTACCGAAACCTAATAACTTTCCTAGCTGGGTTAAGCTTTTCCGTTATCCCTATTTGTGTAATGTATGTAACTGAACGTAAATATATAGTCGAGAACTTGACGTTTAATATCCTAGCTATGCCCGTACAAAATTTCTTGGGTATTTGGTTATTGATTTCCCTTTTCAATAAGGCTGTTTCGGATAAGCAGCTTTTCCAGAAATATCTTCAAAACGAAAAAGTTGAAACCATCGCTCACGTTGCCGCCTCCCTTGCCCATGAAGTGCGCAATCCACTTACAGCTGTAATGGGATTCTTGAAATTAATTCGTAATGATTCTATCTCAAAAGAGAAAACTAACTATTATATTGATATTTGTGTTGAAGAGACGAAGCGGACGGAAGTTATTCTTTCCGAATATCTATCCATAGCTAAACCTAGTACTCCTAATTATGAACAAATGGATCTTGTTCCGCAGTTGAACTCCGTTATAGATATCATGACACCATACGCTAACATGAATAGCGTCACATTAGAGCTGCACAATGAGGGGCAAGAACTTTATATATCTGCGAATCCAAATGAAATCAAACAACTACTCATTAATTTTATAAAAAATGCCGTTGAGGCTTGCTCTTATATCTCAAGAGGAAAAGTCGTCATTCGTATGGCCCCCGAATCCCAACTCTATGCAAAGATAACCATACATGATAACGGGGTCGGCATGAGCAGCGAGCAGCTTGAGCGGCTTGGCACCATTTATTTTTCAACTAAAAGTAAAGGTACAGGAGTAGGACTAACATTTTCTTATCAATTAATCCGTTCGATGAACGGTACTGTAAATGTTCGAAGTATACTAGGAAAAGGAACAGAATTCGTTATCTCTTTACCTTTAACCAACTGACTACTCTCTTTATTCGTCTTAAAGTTCGAGATAAACAAGAAAAAAGACACCCCGGGGTGTCTTTTTTTCATTCCACAATATGGCTTCGTTTACTCAATCAATGGACCTGACTTAGGAATTAGTCGTAACCCCACTAGTCAAAAGAACGACGAGCTGGCCAAGACCCCTGCAGTTTGCGAATGAACATGATCTGTCCCGTGTGATAAGCGTCATGCATGATGAGGCTATTCACCCATCGGCCAACGGAGTGAGATCGATTGGGGAAAATGTGTTCGAATTCTTCCTCTTTCCAGCTTGCGATCCGATCACGAATTCCCTGATGAACGGATTGCAAACGGTCCAAGGTTTCTTGCCAATCCTCAGTCGACATTGACAGCACGGCAAAAGTATCGTCATTGGTCAGTTCCTCAGGATAATCGGATTCTTCACCCGTCATTCTTTTCAATAATCGTTCTTTATAAAAAATCAGATGATGGACATTTTCCCAGATCGTGTTGACATGTTCGCCCTTAGGCCGCCAATTGGCTTGCTCTGCGGTCAACTCTTTAAGCGCATCAGCAAGTGGCGGATACCAGTCTTCCTTCTCATAACAGCTATCCCATCCGTGAAGCAACAGCTCGACTTTATTCATTTCATATCCTCCTTAAATTACGCATATGTAGTCATCTAAAACGGATTAACAAGTTACACTTGTAATTTACCATGGAATATTATGGAGGTCAAGTAACTAGTAAAATTGAGTTTAAGATGTTACAGTATTTCCAAAAAAAGAACGGGGTTTACCTTCTATGCTTTGGACGATTTCCTGAATAGCTTACATCATGATTTGCGAAGCACCAAATCTGATAGAGGCAGCGTCAAACTCCTCCATCTCTCGGGTACATCTTCATATTTATTGACGTAAACGGATTGCAAATACTTAGATACTCTGTTAACTTGGCCTTCAATTAATATCTCTCGTATTTCGGACGCCTTTGCAGGCACTAAGTTATTCAATACGATCTTGAATTCATCTAAAGGCAGAAACATATCCAAGCTCTTCTTGTAGGAACATCGAGTTGGAAATCGCGGCGAGCTCCCTGAATCGTATTTAGATAACTTCACATTGTAATAATGCTCGGATAACAATGCGTACGCGTCAAATTCCAAAACAGCAAACTCTTCATCCGGTTCTCTTCGTACATAGGTGTCCATCATTTTCTTACAATCCCTTAATGTGGGCCAAAAAAACACATGCCTGTCCAAACAAGCCCGGAATTGTTCCAGTGTGGTTGCCGCATCTATCATGCTGTTAGCTATCCTAAGATGAGCATTTAGTGTTATCGAATATTCATGATAACTCACTTTCTCAGGCTTTAATCGGCGGTCACCTGTGGAGATGGGATTTATTTTATTACTGGACAATAGCTGGTCGAGATGAGCAATAACCGGTAAGTTCCTTACTCTTGTAAAATGGAATAAGTGCTTTCTGCTTTTTGCTTTTGTTATTGTATTTACAACAGCATCACTCATCGTCTTGCTCCTCTAAATAGAATCGAGAAAAGCCGCAATTATTTTTGCGGCATCCCGGGTGCTTATTAATATTCGTAATTAGGTACAGGAAACAATTAAGATAGTTAAGTGTTTTGAGGATTTAACTGAGAAATGGAGTAATAGGCACGCTCAGTTTGAAGCATCAGCCCATTTTCATTTTGAATCCCTTGAATGATACCGATAAATGGTATTTCATAAACATCTTCGGGAAGCTTTTGTATTTGACCCTCCTCCGTCTCAATGCTTCCATTACCACGTAGTACAATCGTCTGTGGCAATATATAGCTGTCAAAGGTTTCAGAGCTTCCCATTAAACCAACGTTATCTAGTGCAAATTCAATCTGATCAATATCTTGCTGTTCTTTCTTTTGAATCGTCAAGCTATTTCCTATTTGGCCTTCCAACCAATTGCAAACTTCTTGTGCTGTTATTTCCTCCATAGTGTTCTCCCCTACTTTTATGATTTAGAAGCCTTAACCGGCAAGCGGTCAAGGCTTCTTGTTATTTTTGCCGAGAATCAAAAGGTTCGTCCGTTATTTTGACCTTCCCTTCTGCAAGCTGGTGTATACCGTCACTCGTCCCCGCTGCATACACATCCGAAAGCTGTTCATGCGTAAGTGAACTGCCTTCTAATTTTTTGTCACGAGAATCCTTATCATTTTTCAATGCACTCACCTCCATTTACCTGCTATATCCAATATAGTTTGTACTTTCAGTCTGTTCTTATTCTCTAATATTTGCATATCTTATTTAAGTATTTCTGCTAAGTATGGAAAATCAATAAACGGATTCCGGTTCCCTTGCAATTCAAGGTTATTCATCATAAGCTCAGTAATTTAGCGACGAATTTGGGATTAAATACTTCGGATAGCTCGTCCATTACATTTAAATAGACAAGCCCATTGCCTTCAAGTTTTGGAGAATTCCCTAAGGGTACGGTTCGCTTTATTAATTGAGCATACAGCTCACGCTCTGTGAGATTTCGCTCGAAGCCTTCATTCACAAGTACTTTGATTAACGCCATTGCTCCGGCGACATGTGGAGTTGCCATAGAAGTTCCGCTTAATGTAGCATAGGCTCCGTTTAAATAGGTTGATAAAATTTTCTCCCCAGGGCCAACTAAATCGACTTCATTGTTCGAATTCGAAAAATTGGAAGAGCGTCTCTCCAAGTCAATTGCACCTACGCTAATGACTTCGTTATAACAACCTGGATAGTCAAACTCGTCTGTTGAATCAACCCCGTCACCTTGATTACCTGCCGCACAAATCACAACAATGTTGGCAGCTACGGCTTTTTGAATGGCTTCGTGTAACGCAGGAAGATTTTCTGGACCACCTAGAGACATGGAAATAATATCCACTTTATGTTCGATCGCATAGTTAATGCCGTTAATTATCCAATCGTACTGACCAGAACCATTTTTATCAAGAACTTTAATAATAAGCAAATTAGCTTCAGGAGCTACTCCGACAACACCATTATTGTTTTTGGTCGCAGCGATGGTTCCGGCAACATGCGTGCCATGACCATTGTAATCCTTGTATACATCTATCTTGCCTTCATCGTCATTCGTAAAGTTAATTCCGCCGACTATTCGTTCTTTTAAGTCAGGGTGGGTGATATCACACCCGGTATCCAGTATGGCAACCGTTATTCCCTTCCCTCGTGTTTGATCCCAGATCTTTGGAGCCTGAATCATTTCCACTCCGGTTGGAATTTCATTGACCTGTTCAATCTTCTCAAGAACTTGAAACGGAATCACACGCACTTGTCGCTCCATTTTAATTACCTCCTAATTAGGATTAAAATAATAAAGCTTTGATTCATTCAAATTTGATGTTGATCGACGGGTTATCTCTATGCTATTATTTGGGAGAACATTTTTAACATATCGTTGTAATTTGCTAAAAAAAACAAGAGTGCTACCAACACTCCTGTTTTTTAGATACATTGGCTTTTGGGACCTCCTGGGGCTAATGGTTCATACACACCTACCTGATCGTTTTAGCGGCGAAGGGGTAGGTTTTTTAGTGTATTCTAACAATGATTAACGCTATAAAAGTTAACAATGCCAAGAGGAAACTCCCAAATTGTAGAATCAACTTTATCATTTCATCTGGTTTCACCTTTACCCTCCTCCTTCCTGACGAAAGGGAGATCCGGGTGGCCTAGTATCTAACAAAAGTTCTACAAAAAGAAAAGTGAGAAGATCGAAACCATCCTGCTAACAGTACCCAAGGATGTTTTTTGGGACAGAAAAAGCCTACCCTCATGTGATAGCTGGCTGGCATAGTTTCCCTTAGCCCCTCTAGCTTTGCGTCACCGCCTTTAAACGGTTTTGCCATTATCGTGGGTAGACTTCTATATACTGTAAATCTATTATATGCCTAATTATTATATAAGAATATAGGGAGTTAGACACATTATAGATTGTAAGTGCATACAACAAATTTGTCGAACTTAATCAGGAAATACACCGGATCATAGAAAATCGTCATTCAACTAGTTCGAAAGCAATGTATTCTACATCTCCGCCCTTAAATTCTCAGTAACCTGCTGTCTTGTGAACTCATAGAAAGTAAAGGCTTCCTCCCAGGTCTGGAACCCCGCCTGCGCGATGATATCGCTACCTCCGCCTTTCCCATTGTATTTCCCTACATATTCTTTGAAGAAAGCACCGCACGAAAGTGGAGAACTACTGTTGTTAGCAAGAATAACTTTGTTCTCCGCAACTGTAGCGAGCAATACGGGAGTATCACTTTCTGAAGCTAGCTTCACCGCCAGACTTTGCAAATCTTTAAGTGTCTTGTCCTCAAACACACTTGCTATCAAGTTGCCTTCGCGGCTTGATAACAGCTCCTGCGCTACATAAGCATTGTTTCTTTCTTTGAGAGCAACCAGTTCAGCCTGAAGCTGCTTCTGTTCAATTTCCCACTTCTCAATCCGGTCGATAATCTCGTCTTTACCGGTGTTGAATTTGGATGACAAGACACCCAAAATCCGCTGGCTTTCATTAAACTCTTTCAAGGCGCGGTATCCGCACAAGAAGTAAATCCGAGTGTTTCCCTTTTGTTTTTCTGCTTTCAGCAGCTTAATCATGCCAATTTCGCCCGTTGATGAGACATGTGTCCCACCGCAAGCGTTGTATTCTACGCCTTTTATCTCGACAATTCGAATATGATCCGTCACTTTGGGCTGTTTAACTAACTGCAGTTGAGCTACTTCTTCTTCGGTTATAAAATAACTAACAATGCTGTTGTTCAGGTAAATTTGCCGGTTTACTTCATTCTCAATTGAAGCAAGCTGGTTCAACGTCAGTTCTGGCTGCTCCACATCGATCGTGGCATAATCGTTACCCAAATGAAAGCTTACCGTCATGGCCTGATAGAGTTCGCGGCACACCGCAGAGAGCAGGTGCTGGCCACTATGCTGCTGCATATGGTCAAATCTTCTTTCCCAATCGATCTGACAAGTCACCTTGCTCTCATCGGGCAGTCGTGCCAGCTTGTGCAGCACTTCATCGTCTTCATTGATCACATCAAGCACAGGAATCCCGTTAATATGCCCAACATCGCAGGGCTGTCCGCCCCCATGTGGGTAGAAAGCTGTCTCCTTCAGGATGACATAATACCCATTTTCTCTTTCAAGCGTTTGGTGTATCTCTGTTTGCCATTCGGTTACATAAGCAGAATTGTAATATAGTTTTATAGACATGACGATTTCCTTTCTACTTGCTTGCCATTACGAAAAGGCATTTATCATTTAGTACTAGCACTTAACCAACGTGCGCTGTTGAGCACTAGACGCCTGTAAGCTTCCGGTTTAAATGAAGGGGCATGATGTCCGGGTTGTAAATAGATCACTTTCCCAAGACCGTAGGCTTGTTCCCAGGCTGCTGGATACCTGTTCCCATCAAATTCGTACTCTAGAAAAACGGTTTTCTTGGTGAAAGGGTCAAAATCGAACATATACGGCTCTTCCTCCATGCTGAAGTCCTCTACACCCTCGAGTAATGGATGATTCTCCACAGATCCGTAATAATCCAGAGTCTGGTAGGGGGGATGGCCAGTAAATTTTGCGCCGATCATCTGGATCAGCTCGTAGCTTCGTTGAACCGAAATGCCATTATGGATGACAAGCAAGCCGCCTCCACCTGCCACAAATTGAATTATACCTGAAGTTTGTTCCGGTGACAGATCTCGGTTCCAGCAATCCGTATAGGATATGCAAAGCGAAAATTGTTTCCGATCCAATTTCGTGAAACTGTTGTAGTCCTCCGTACTCGTAATCAGAAAATCTTCGCCAAGAATCCTGGTAAGCTCCTGCTTCGCAGGTTCCAATGGATGCCATGGGGCATCTGTATGGTCACCAACCAAAAGTACATTCGTTTTGTCACTCATGCGATCTTCTCCCCCATCTTTCGTTTTACCAAGGCAATTCTTTTCCGGTGTCTGCTTCAAGATAAACAGCATTTCGCGCAGCGTATCTTTATATTCCTCCATACGTTTCAAAATATTGGCTGCCGCTTGTTCCGCTGTATAAGTACCCGCATCGTTCCATGTACCGCTCATATACGTTTTGACCCAACCAGGATGTAGAATAAGGATACGTCCGCCTTCTTTTCGAATCTGGTTATGGATGATCGTGGACCCCATATTGAGCGCGGCTTTCGCCATACAATACCCGAACCACGCTTCACGCCTGTTATTGCCAATGCTGCCAGCTTCCGAAGAAATATTGACAATGAGCTTACCGCCATTCATTATAGGCTCAATTAATGCGTTCGATACCCGGATAGCGCCGAGGGCTGTCACGTTGTACACATGCTGAATCTCTTCGAAGTTGAGCTCATCTTTCACTGTTTTCTCCGTATCTCCAAGGATAGCCGCGTTGTTGATTAGGATATCCAGTTTAGAGGTTTTGCTCTTAATGAAACTTGCAGCATTCATCACGCTTTCATCTGATCCCACATCCAAAACAAATGCTTGCAGCTGATTAGGGAATTGCTCAGCCAATAGGTCCATTTCTGCGTTGTGCTCCATGATACCCCCCGCATAAACCGTATACCCTTCTCGCAACAATGACTTCGTAATTGCTAGACCTATCCCTCTATCCGTTCCGGTTACACAAGCCGTTTTATTATTCGACATTTGATCGTCCTCCTGTGTATGGGTTGATCGCGATTTACTAAACCTCTCCCCAATATACCTCGGTTTCATAGTCGAAGAACACTTTTCCATCCTGCTCATGCCGTTCAAATATATGCTGCAGTTCCGTCATCATCGGCTTAAAATTGGGGTGCTCAGGTACGGGAATATAGGAAGATGACATCAACCTCCCCTTTAAACCTTCAAAATCGAGAACCTGAGTAATAGCGAATCGTTCTAGCTGCATACTATCGTTCTTGAAGAAAGACGCCAGCGTTTCCTGCGAAATATTTTTATGAGTAACTTTTTCATAATCGCTTCCAAATGTACGAAGCAATAAGTCGTACTCTTCTCTGAATGCATTGCCATGTTCTAGACGCGAATTCCAGATCAATAGTACCTTCCCGCCAGGCTTCAGAATCCGATGGAATTCGGCTTGTGCGGCCGTGCGATCAAACCAGTGAAACGCTTGGGCACAAACGATAAAGTCAACAGACTCATTCGGTAGACCAGTCGCTTCAGCAGAGCCCGGTACGGTACGAAAATTCACATCTCCGCTCAACATTTGCTCAGCGGCTTCCCGCATCGCTTGATTCGGTTCAACAGCGATTACTTGAGATCCTCTTTGTAAGAGCAGCTTTGAAAAGATACCTGTCCCTGCGCCGATGTCTGCAATGATGGCATTTGCGCGCAAACCAACGACGTCGTACAAGTAATCAATAGCCTCTTTCGGATAACTCGGGCGGAATTTCACATAGGTATCAACGCGATTTGAAAAACGTTCTTTATGATTATTCATCTCATACCTCTCCCATCTGAAAAATATCCTTCTACAAACAAAGCGGCCAACTGTTATTGAGTGAAACGACTACTCTTGTTTCACTGAATGAAACAACGTTTCACAATATACATCTCTATCATATTCAATTATTTGGCAAAAGTCCATAACAAATACATAGCTTTAAAAAGCAAAAAACGGCCGCAAAATTCGCGACCTTTCAACCCTTTTTTCAACTTCAACCCTTCTCGAATTCGGTAGGATAGCTAGCTCCAATTGGCGCATCCGGTCTTGTAAATTGTCCCATTAAATAACGTCGTGTAGCTGTTGTGCGCTCTAAGAATTCTTGATTATTCTCGAAACGATCTGAGCATCGAACCCATGGCGGACTATAAATATAGTGCATCGTATATCGGTCATAATCACCATCATGAGCGAAAGTCCGATGCCAGTCGGCATTATGAAAAAATAATACCGATCCCGCCGGTGCACAGATGACATGACCGATCGGAACATCATCCTTGGCTGTTCTAATCGCACCCGGAAGCTGATCTTGGCTTCTATGGCTTCCTGGGCTCATCTCCATATTCCCCTTTCTAGGAATGGATTGGTCCGTCAATAAGAAAGAAGCTCGAAGCTGAATCAGCGGAATCGGATAGCCGAGTTTATTAAATTCGTAAGCACCAGACCCATCCTGATGCCACCCCCGACTACGCCGAAAGCAGGCTGTTTGGTACACCATGCGGACTGTTAAATGAAGCGATCTCCGTAAAGCGCCCTGACTTTAGGCAATACAGCGGGATGATCAATCAATTGCTCCAAGGCGGATTCCGTTTCATAGCCTTTTCCCACCTGTGCCCAACCTTTTGCGTCGGCTGACTCGTGTAAGCGGATGGATGCTTCCAGGCATTCCTTCACTTCATCTCCGGAGAGTACATTAGGAATAATCAGATAGCCCCATGCTTCAAACATGAACCGATCGAGCTTCGTAAATTCTCCTGGATTAGAAATAGGATTCATAGTAAAGCTCCTCCTTTTATAAACAAATGATTATTTCTTAACCAATAGTTCTCCAGTGGATTCTCCTAACACCAAGGCCGATTTTACGATCACTTTAGTTGGCCCTTTCACACTCTCCTGGTTATTCAGCAGTTTAAGCAGAAGTTCAGCCGATTTAGCGCCGATTTCCTGCTCATGCTGGTCTATATGCGTGAATGTAGGGTTTCCGTCTAGTTCTGATGAAGGATTATCGTACGTTATAATTGAGAGGTCGCGAGGTACATGCATTCCCAATTTTTTAACGATACTGGCTACAGTCAAGCCCAGCTTCAAATTTAATGTAAGGTATGCGGTTGCTTTGCGATTTTTGAGATCATGATATAACGGGTGATTTTCTGATGGGATCGTATCCGTCACTTGAAAATCTGTCACAATTAAAGCCGGGTTAATCATCGAGCCTTTTTGTTTCAGTGCTTCCATATACCCGCGAATCCGTTCGTCGACGGTCACTGTACTGATCGGAATATCAGAGCAAATAGCGATGTCCCGATGTCCTAGCTCCCACAGATGGTTAACCGCCAGTTGCGCGCTCATCCAATTATCCGAACAGACACAATGGGTATCAAAGCCTGGCAAGTAGCGATCAATGAGCACGAAAGGAAATTTCCGAAGTTTCAATACCAGGATTTCTTCGTTGTATGTTTCCGCATCAATTGGAAAAATAATAAGTCCGACAGCCCCATTCTTAATCAGCTCCTGAATGGCTTCCTTCTCCCGCTCCTTGCTATTGTGAGTAAGCACAATCGACACATAATAATCGGTGTTCTCGAGAACGGAGTTGATTCCCTTTAATAGTCGAATAGCAAAGAAATCCTCAAGTAAGGGTAGAACGAAGCCGATCATTTTGCGGTAGGAAGCACGCTCATCTTGCTCCTTCACATCCATAGTGTCAAGTTGCTTATTCTCCACGCTCTTATTTACTTGTGTGCGGGATTCTGGACTAACGAAGCTTCCTCTCCCCGGAATCCGGTAAATCCATCCGTCTTTCGCCAGCTGTGTAAGCGCATTGGAAACCGTCATTCGACTGACACCGAATTGTTCCATCAGCTGCTTTTCCGTTGGAAATTTGTCATTTTCCTCCAAAGCGCCTAATTGGATCAACTGTTTAAAATGCTCTTGAATCTGCAAGTATAGCGGTTGTCGTTCATCCGTCCTGGCTGATACCCGCATTCTGCTCATATATCTCCCCCTCAGAAGGGCTCAGTGTGACACATCGCCATGCTTCTTCCATATCCCGGATTAAATCATCCGGATCTTCGGAACCTATATAGAGTCGAACAAGCGAACCTTTTTGCTGATCATTATTATTTAAGGCATTGACATTGATTAAACTTTCGAAACCACCCCAGCTGGCTCCAATCCGAAAATAGTGCAGATGGTCCGCCCAAGCTCTTAATTTGACAACCGGCTCATTGGATTCGAACGAAAACAAACTGCTGTACCCCGACATTTGCGTACGGGCCAGCTCATGCAGAGGGGAATTTGTTAACCCCGGATGGTTAACGTTCCGGACATAATGTTGCCTGCCTAAATATTCCGCAACCTTTAACCCGCTCGTTTCATGCCGTTGCATCCGTATTGGGAGCGTACGCAGCCCCCGCGTAACCAAACCCGCTGTCTGTGGCGTCATGATGCCGCCGAACAACATATACTCCGTCGACATCAGCGAGTCCATCAATCGATGGGAGCCGACCACAACACCTCCCACGCAATCGCTATGACCGGAAATGTACTTCGTGATCGAATGGACGACGAGGCTAACCCCCATTGTTAGCGGATTTTGATGACAAGGCGTCGCCCACGAGTTATCGAGGATCGTTTCCGCTCCTATACTTTG is drawn from Paenibacillus sp. V4I7 and contains these coding sequences:
- a CDS encoding spore germination protein, whose amino-acid sequence is MWQWYKRRSIKVSQSQQPRMIPPKEPPVHQVLEENEEGKIPLLLEETISFVDKILGENDDFVMHRFRIFDQYPAVLLYFSDLIEKQYLNEHILKPLMLSSTNRQGKAKVNRPLKDVLFADTLYACEGREERHLSEVIQAIVQGETVLVVDGLEEALLFSTRNVDKRSITQPETEQVIRGAREGFIEMLGTNLSLLRYRLPTPDLRVKTLRIGRVTKSKVAICYLDGIVNPQLVEEVFRRLALIDIDGILDVGYLEQFIEDNHLSPFPQIQNTERPDKAVANLLEGRVILLVDGSPFALILPTVFSQFYQTVEDYSERFLLVSFIRLARLVALIFSLIFPSLYVALISFNPELIPTEFAVAVAGGRAGVPFPSLIEVLVMEVSMEVLREATLRLPQQVGGALSIVGVLVVGQAAVAAGFISPITVVIIALTTIGSFATPAYNAALALRMLRFPLVILAGMFGLYGVMIGLILIANHMLSLKSFGVPYLSPIVPGNFQGMKDTLARLPLWSMPKRPALLHTPNDSRLGLKTKELKHPPSNTLDPLKVGNTRRDIEDGVSSSSNDDSGGNRSD
- a CDS encoding HAMP domain-containing sensor histidine kinase, translated to MLYIKDVLLQLLFALTPFVLYNIYYHDKTANYSKRFINITCMICLFMSMTFHSSVQNGIIFDIRYVIMFFGMVYGGMTTGLILLVEFVLYRVLIGGQGLFSAMIILVISFNLSVLLAILYRRRSEYRNLITFLAGLSFSVIPICVMYVTERKYIVENLTFNILAMPVQNFLGIWLLISLFNKAVSDKQLFQKYLQNEKVETIAHVAASLAHEVRNPLTAVMGFLKLIRNDSISKEKTNYYIDICVEETKRTEVILSEYLSIAKPSTPNYEQMDLVPQLNSVIDIMTPYANMNSVTLELHNEGQELYISANPNEIKQLLINFIKNAVEACSYISRGKVVIRMAPESQLYAKITIHDNGVGMSSEQLERLGTIYFSTKSKGTGVGLTFSYQLIRSMNGTVNVRSILGKGTEFVISLPLTN
- a CDS encoding DinB family protein, coding for MNKVELLLHGWDSCYEKEDWYPPLADALKELTAEQANWRPKGEHVNTIWENVHHLIFYKERLLKRMTGEESDYPEELTNDDTFAVLSMSTEDWQETLDRLQSVHQGIRDRIASWKEEEFEHIFPNRSHSVGRWVNSLIMHDAYHTGQIMFIRKLQGSWPARRSFD
- a CDS encoding YozQ family protein; the protein is MKNDKDSRDKKLEGSSLTHEQLSDVYAAGTSDGIHQLAEGKVKITDEPFDSRQK
- a CDS encoding S8 family peptidase, which produces MERQVRVIPFQVLEKIEQVNEIPTGVEMIQAPKIWDQTRGKGITVAILDTGCDITHPDLKERIVGGINFTNDDEGKIDVYKDYNGHGTHVAGTIAATKNNNGVVGVAPEANLLIIKVLDKNGSGQYDWIINGINYAIEHKVDIISMSLGGPENLPALHEAIQKAVAANIVVICAAGNQGDGVDSTDEFDYPGCYNEVISVGAIDLERRSSNFSNSNNEVDLVGPGEKILSTYLNGAYATLSGTSMATPHVAGAMALIKVLVNEGFERNLTERELYAQLIKRTVPLGNSPKLEGNGLVYLNVMDELSEVFNPKFVAKLLSL
- a CDS encoding putative holin-like toxin, which gives rise to MIKLILQFGSFLLALLTFIALIIVRIH
- a CDS encoding DHHA1 domain-containing protein, encoding MSIKLYYNSAYVTEWQTEIHQTLERENGYYVILKETAFYPHGGGQPCDVGHINGIPVLDVINEDDEVLHKLARLPDESKVTCQIDWERRFDHMQQHSGQHLLSAVCRELYQAMTVSFHLGNDYATIDVEQPELTLNQLASIENEVNRQIYLNNSIVSYFITEEEVAQLQLVKQPKVTDHIRIVEIKGVEYNACGGTHVSSTGEIGMIKLLKAEKQKGNTRIYFLCGYRALKEFNESQRILGVLSSKFNTGKDEIIDRIEKWEIEQKQLQAELVALKERNNAYVAQELLSSREGNLIASVFEDKTLKDLQSLAVKLASESDTPVLLATVAENKVILANNSSSPLSCGAFFKEYVGKYNGKGGGSDIIAQAGFQTWEEAFTFYEFTRQQVTENLRAEM